The Panicum virgatum strain AP13 chromosome 5K, P.virgatum_v5, whole genome shotgun sequence genome has a window encoding:
- the LOC120707124 gene encoding bZIP transcription factor 44-like yields MMASPPSMVSAVTASPSTGSEPEAPCCDPQLAAVTAERKRKRKESNRLSAQRSRARKQQQLDDLTKQVAALRARNGAMAAAAYDVQRRCAAVQAENALLQAMNLELGERLQSLAELIQSMEDAAMYQQYHQPQLLDANMYNYYY; encoded by the coding sequence ATGATGGCATCTCCCCCCAGCATGGTGTCCGCTGTGACCGCGTCGCCGTCGACCGGGTCCGAGCCCGAGGCGCCCTGCTGCGACCCGCAGCTGGCCGCGGTGACCGCGGAGAGGAAGCGCAAGCGCAAGGAGTCCAACCGGCTCTCCGCGCAGCGGTCGCGCGCgcgcaagcagcagcagctggacGACCTGACCAAGCAGGTGGCCGCGCTGCGCGCCCGGAacggcgccatggccgcggccgcCTACGACGTCCAGCGCCGATGCGCCGCCGTGCAGGCCGAGAACGCGCTGCTGCAGGCCATGAACCTCGAGCTCGGCGAGCGCCTCCAGTCCCTGGCCGAGCTCATCCAGAGCATGGAGGACGCCGCCATGTACCAGCAGTACCACCAGCCGCAGCTGCTCGACGCCAACATGTACAACTACTACTACTAG